AGAAGCCAAAACTGACGTTATGATAGTCAAAAAGTAACAGATAATGTTAGTATCCCTACTATATGTTTTGGTCAGTTGACTAATTTGTATAGGATCCTTTTCCCAGGTTATTTAGCGGATAATACAATCAATCCGCAAACTTCTGGGTAAACATAATACCGTGCCTTCCACCCTGAACAGCACCTATACCTACACGCTTAAACTCTGAACGTAGTATATTTTCTTTGTGACCGGGACTATCCATTAGTCCCTGGTGTGCCATTGGCACTGAAGGGGCAACAGCAAGGTTTTCACCTGCATAAATATAATTCACCCCACCATCAGACATCCTATCAAAAGCTGTGACCCCTTCTGGGCCTACGTGGGAAAAATATCCCCTCTGAAACATGTCTTTAGAGTGCTTTCTTGCAACATCTCTTAATGTTTCATCCATAACTAGTTCTTGTTGTCCTCTTTCCTCTCTTTCTTTATTTACGAGCTGAAGCATTTTTTCTTCTGCTTCTGGGTCAACTTCTGGGTTTTCAACTGTATAATTAAGCTCTATAAACTCATCCTCTGTTGTCTGAATTGTAAAAAATCCTATTGCATGTCTAAGTGGCTCTCCAAAAATATTACTTCCGATAGTGGTGATAACAGTAGAATATTCCAAAAATTTAGGTCCAAAATGGGACTGTTCAGCCCTTTGAGAGGTAAATACCGGTACCGGCATTGAGATAAGAAGTGCAACTACAAGGGTTATTATAATCAAACCCTGTAAAAAACCAGGTATAACCCCAAGGGTTTTGTTTACAGTTGAGTCCCGCAACAGTTTTGGAACCAGTCGGTATATAAATAATGAAATTAAATTATATAAAACTGAAACCACAGCCCATATTATCAAAAAGGCTATAGCTCCTGAATAAATTTGGGAGATACCAAGCTCCTCAATAAAACTTCCCAGTGGAATATAAAAAATCAGTGCAGCTAAAACTGAAACAATAATTCCCCCAAGTTCTATTACAGAGGATATAAAACCTCTCTTTGCACCTATAACAATAAAAACTACTATGAAAGCTATAATTAATATGTCAAAAATATTCATTTATTATGCTCCTTTCTTGACTACAATATTATTTTAGAGCATTATTATGAACAAAATCAAATAAATTTATTATTTTCATAAATTTATTTACAAGTTTAGGGAACTGCCTTCAGATGAATATAATTCATGTTGATTATAATTCTTAAAGAAGGATTTTAGTTGATTTATTAGAAAGTTAACTATTATATTATTAAGCTTGTATTAGATCATGTTAATGGGGGGATTTAAATTGATTTATGACTTAGTTTTGAAAAACGCCAGAATTGTAGATTATAGCAGCCAGTTAAATGATATTATGGACATTGGAATTAAAGATAATAAAATAATAGAAATAAGTAGGGATATTATAACTACCTCTAAGAATCATATTGATCTATCAGACAAAATAGTGATTCCAGGAATTATAGATGTTCACGTACATATATCTAGTTTATTAGGTGGTCCTGAAGGACACAAAATGATGGCGAAGTCTGGTGTTACTACCGCAATAGATTTTGCTGGACCATTAGAAAGTGTGATCCATTCCTTATATAACAAAGGTAGTGGACTAAATATTGGCTGCTTAGAGTCGTTAAGGCCAGGGTATAATTTGTCATCTGATGCTGACAAATCACAAGTTAAAGAAGTTATTGATGACACTCTTAAACAGGGAGCTATGGGAATAAAAATTATGGGTGGTCACTACCCTTTGAGTAAAGAAACCACTAAGTATATATTTGAGTATTGTAATGAGAAAAAGGTTATAATCGCATTTCATGCAGGAACTCTTTCTTCTAGAAGTGATTTGAGAGGATTTAGAGAAGCTGTAGAATTAGCAGGAGATTACCGTGTTTATATCCCTCATGTAAATAGTTATTGTAGAGGGATGACAAAAGAACCTCTCGATGAATTAAAGGAATTGCTCCAAGAATTGAGCAGTAACGACAATATCATCTCCGGCTCTTACCTGGCCAAAATAAATGCAACTAGTGGTTACTGTACTAACGGAGAGCCCCTGAGTAAAGTAACACAGAACTGCCTAAAAATAGGAGGATATGACCTAACTAAAAAGGGGTTAGAAAAAGCAATTACAGATGGCTTTGCTATGGTTAATGCTATCAAAAATGATGAAAAAATATTACTCAAAGGCGAAAATGGAGTTCAGTACTGGCTAGATAATAAGACTGATACCACTGTAAGTTTTCCCGTTAATTTGATGGATGTTGCGTATCTTTGTGCAACATCAAAAGATAAGAATGACGAATTCATAGTCGATATGATCTCTACTGACGGTGGTGGGATTCCACGTAATGTGTCATTACATCAGGCGTTATTACTTGTTAAGTTTGGTGCTTTTAGCATATTAGATATGGCTAATAAGATGAGTTACAAACCAGCAAAAGTTTTTGGATTTGAGAACAAAGGTTTTATCAAAGAAGGTGCTGATGCAGACTTAACAGTTATTGATTATGACAAAAACAATGCTTATATGACAATTGCTGGTGGAAATATAATCATGATTGACGGTACTGTTATTGGAGAAAAGGGTACATTATATACTACTGATTTTTGTGATAAAGAATTTGGTAACATAAAAACATCAAAAATCGATAGAGATTCGTTCTATTTAGATGCCTAATACACAACCAATTCTATGAGGGTTTTGTAGAGAAATGAATGAAATATTCTATAGTTTATATTAACATAGACTTGAGGTGATAAAAATTAATATTTTATTAATTATAATAATCTTAATTAATATAACAGGGTTTGTTTTAATAGGCTTAGACAAAAAAAGAGCGGTAAAAAACAAATGGAGAAT
The Natranaerofaba carboxydovora genome window above contains:
- a CDS encoding CvpA family protein, which produces MNIFDILIIAFIVVFIVIGAKRGFISSVIELGGIIVSVLAALIFYIPLGSFIEELGISQIYSGAIAFLIIWAVVSVLYNLISLFIYRLVPKLLRDSTVNKTLGVIPGFLQGLIIITLVVALLISMPVPVFTSQRAEQSHFGPKFLEYSTVITTIGSNIFGEPLRHAIGFFTIQTTEDEFIELNYTVENPEVDPEAEEKMLQLVNKEREERGQQELVMDETLRDVARKHSKDMFQRGYFSHVGPEGVTAFDRMSDGGVNYIYAGENLAVAPSVPMAHQGLMDSPGHKENILRSEFKRVGIGAVQGGRHGIMFTQKFAD
- a CDS encoding dihydroorotase; protein product: MIYDLVLKNARIVDYSSQLNDIMDIGIKDNKIIEISRDIITTSKNHIDLSDKIVIPGIIDVHVHISSLLGGPEGHKMMAKSGVTTAIDFAGPLESVIHSLYNKGSGLNIGCLESLRPGYNLSSDADKSQVKEVIDDTLKQGAMGIKIMGGHYPLSKETTKYIFEYCNEKKVIIAFHAGTLSSRSDLRGFREAVELAGDYRVYIPHVNSYCRGMTKEPLDELKELLQELSSNDNIISGSYLAKINATSGYCTNGEPLSKVTQNCLKIGGYDLTKKGLEKAITDGFAMVNAIKNDEKILLKGENGVQYWLDNKTDTTVSFPVNLMDVAYLCATSKDKNDEFIVDMISTDGGGIPRNVSLHQALLLVKFGAFSILDMANKMSYKPAKVFGFENKGFIKEGADADLTVIDYDKNNAYMTIAGGNIIMIDGTVIGEKGTLYTTDFCDKEFGNIKTSKIDRDSFYLDA